In Halobacillus amylolyticus, the following proteins share a genomic window:
- a CDS encoding phosphotransferase family protein encodes MKKEKFYVDRIKQCYPNLHIYSAEMNDSGQNNDVLIANDSLVFRFAKYKEGIDHLKLEIEILNGIYEYVSLPIPRPIYKDFASKEPGRSFMGYERIDGQPFWRNLISTSKNAGHLQGIANQLAQFLNELHSIPVKKVVPTLEKETINPYNEISDLYVDFKIKLFPYMRDEAKRKTSERFEAYLSDGSHFNFTPCLIHGDFGASNILYSSDQNKITGVIDFGGSYLGDPAYDFAGILSSYGEEFLNMLTSHYPGIDHILKRMKFYKSTFALQEALFGIENNDVGAFNNGIREYR; translated from the coding sequence ATGAAGAAAGAAAAGTTCTATGTCGATAGGATCAAACAGTGTTATCCAAATTTACATATATACTCAGCAGAAATGAATGATAGTGGACAAAACAATGATGTACTCATTGCTAACGATTCGCTTGTGTTTCGATTTGCAAAATATAAAGAAGGGATCGACCATCTAAAATTAGAAATAGAAATTTTAAATGGCATTTATGAGTACGTTTCCCTGCCAATTCCTCGACCGATATATAAAGACTTTGCAAGTAAAGAACCTGGTCGATCTTTCATGGGATATGAAAGGATTGATGGTCAGCCATTTTGGAGGAATCTAATCTCTACTAGTAAAAATGCAGGTCATTTGCAGGGCATAGCGAATCAGCTAGCTCAGTTTTTAAATGAGTTACATAGTATTCCAGTCAAAAAAGTCGTGCCAACTCTTGAGAAAGAAACGATTAATCCATATAACGAAATTTCCGACTTGTACGTTGATTTTAAAATTAAGTTGTTTCCTTATATGAGAGATGAGGCAAAAAGGAAAACTTCAGAACGCTTCGAAGCCTATTTAAGTGACGGGTCACACTTTAACTTTACACCGTGTCTCATTCATGGAGATTTTGGAGCCTCAAATATTTTATACAGTTCTGATCAAAACAAAATCACGGGTGTTATCGACTTTGGAGGTTCATATTTAGGTGATCCAGCGTATGACTTTGCTGGCATCTTATCAAGTTACGGAGAAGAATTTTTAAATATGCTTACAAGTCATTATCCTGGGATAGATCATATTTTGAAACGAATGAAGTTTTATAAAAGTACATTTGCCTTACAAGAAGCTTTATTTGGGATTGAAAACAATGATGTAGGGGCTTTTAATAATGGCATTAGAGAATATAGATAA
- a CDS encoding hotdog family protein encodes MALKAGDMITFERTFTEEDVELFTRISGDEGAHHLTPDERGRLVVQGLLTATLPTKVGGDYNVLARKMTFEFFRPVFTMDTILCEVIIDQFANQGGRTLITASFSCRNQEEKEVVRGEFSGVIKNQ; translated from the coding sequence ATGGCATTAAAAGCTGGAGATATGATTACATTTGAACGTACTTTTACAGAAGAAGATGTTGAATTATTCACAAGGATCTCAGGCGATGAGGGTGCTCATCACCTGACCCCTGATGAACGGGGGAGGTTGGTTGTTCAAGGATTACTTACGGCTACATTGCCTACAAAGGTAGGGGGCGACTACAACGTCCTCGCCCGTAAGATGACTTTTGAGTTTTTCAGGCCAGTATTCACAATGGATACCATCCTTTGTGAAGTGATTATTGACCAATTTGCGAATCAAGGTGGGAGAACCCTGATTACTGCCTCTTTTTCATGCCGAAATCAGGAGGAAAAGGAAGTAGTAAGAGGTGAGTTTTCGGGAGTCATTAAAAACCAATAA
- a CDS encoding GH32 C-terminal domain-containing protein — protein MPEQDDYWAGAITIPRIISIEDGQLKSVPVPELKSLRCDHISYENVEVESECTFEGVEGTSLELNVVIDSKDASAFGMRVRCNESETEETKLLYDVKQEVFILDRNHSGAGPGGIRRAPLSLKDGRLHLRVFIDQSSLEVFLQNGEKVMTARIYPGKNSEGIQFFSDDKIEMVQLDKWSLNQSIDVTEFNK, from the coding sequence ATGCCAGAACAAGATGATTACTGGGCTGGTGCTATAACTATACCTAGGATTATTTCGATTGAAGATGGCCAATTAAAGAGTGTGCCTGTGCCAGAGTTAAAATCATTGAGGTGTGATCATATCTCATACGAAAATGTAGAAGTTGAGAGTGAGTGCACTTTCGAAGGTGTTGAGGGGACTAGCTTAGAACTAAATGTTGTCATAGATTCAAAAGATGCTTCTGCATTTGGCATGAGAGTTCGTTGTAATGAAAGTGAAACGGAAGAAACTAAACTCTTATATGATGTGAAACAGGAAGTATTTATTCTTGATAGAAACCATTCTGGAGCAGGACCAGGAGGGATAAGAAGAGCTCCCCTTTCTTTAAAGGATGGACGGCTCCACTTAAGGGTCTTTATTGATCAATCATCCCTCGAGGTCTTTTTACAGAACGGGGAAAAAGTGATGACTGCTCGTATTTACCCTGGTAAAAATTCAGAGGGAATCCAATTTTTTTCTGATGATAAAATAGAAATGGTTCAATTGGATAAATGGTCATTAAATCAGAGTATTGATGTGACTGAATTTAATAAGTGA
- a CDS encoding FAD-dependent oxidoreductase: MKIAVIGSTHAGTAAATNIANLYPESTITVYERNDNVSFLSCGLALYVGGVVNDPQGLFYSSPEKMRELGITMKMQHDVKEIDTDRQLIHASNLVTGESVTDHYDKLVMTTGSQAITPPIEGMNLDNVLFAKNYNQANTIIERAEQAEHVTVVGAGYIGVELVEAFEKGGKRVTLIDGADRILNKYLDPEFTDDVEADFRTRNIELALSQTVERIEGQDGSVKSVITNKGKYETDLVIMCVGFRPNTGLLKGKVDMLNNGAIKVNDYMQTSDPAIFAAGDCCAVKYNPTEGYAYIPLATNAVRMGTLVARNLIEPTIANVGTQGTSGLHIYDLNMASTGLTETSACLMGTHVKSVTIEDNHRPNFMPTAENVKLKVSFDPDTRRILGAQVLSKADVTQSINTISVGIQHGMTIDELAFVDFFFQPHFNQPWNFLNKAGLEANLSVKQPELV, translated from the coding sequence ATGAAAATCGCAGTCATAGGTAGCACACACGCTGGCACAGCAGCAGCTACCAATATCGCAAACTTATATCCAGAATCAACAATTACCGTATATGAACGAAACGACAACGTATCTTTTTTATCTTGCGGTCTGGCTTTATATGTGGGTGGTGTCGTCAATGATCCTCAAGGCTTGTTCTACTCCTCCCCTGAAAAAATGAGAGAACTTGGCATCACAATGAAGATGCAGCACGACGTCAAGGAAATCGACACCGATCGCCAGCTGATCCATGCTTCAAATTTAGTTACAGGAGAGTCGGTGACAGACCACTATGACAAGCTCGTTATGACAACAGGTTCTCAAGCCATTACTCCACCGATTGAAGGCATGAATCTCGACAACGTATTGTTTGCGAAGAATTATAACCAGGCGAATACGATCATCGAACGTGCAGAACAGGCTGAACATGTGACGGTCGTCGGTGCCGGGTACATCGGTGTGGAACTCGTCGAAGCTTTCGAAAAAGGCGGCAAACGCGTCACGTTGATCGATGGTGCCGACCGAATTTTGAACAAATATCTTGATCCCGAGTTCACGGACGATGTGGAAGCCGATTTCCGGACACGCAACATCGAACTTGCTCTGTCGCAAACGGTTGAGCGCATCGAAGGTCAGGATGGTTCCGTGAAAAGCGTCATCACCAATAAAGGCAAGTATGAAACTGACCTTGTCATCATGTGTGTCGGCTTCCGCCCGAATACCGGTTTGCTAAAAGGGAAGGTTGATATGCTAAATAACGGAGCTATTAAAGTTAATGACTACATGCAAACGAGTGATCCAGCGATTTTTGCTGCTGGTGACTGTTGTGCCGTCAAGTATAATCCAACCGAAGGGTATGCTTATATTCCTCTTGCAACGAATGCTGTCCGCATGGGAACACTCGTCGCTCGCAATTTAATAGAACCAACGATAGCAAACGTCGGGACACAAGGCACCTCAGGATTGCACATTTACGATTTGAACATGGCCTCTACTGGATTAACCGAAACGTCTGCTTGTCTTATGGGCACTCATGTGAAAAGCGTCACAATCGAAGACAACCACCGCCCTAATTTTATGCCAACAGCGGAAAACGTAAAATTAAAAGTGTCGTTCGACCCAGACACGAGACGCATTCTTGGCGCTCAGGTGTTATCAAAAGCGGATGTCACCCAATCCATCAACACGATCTCGGTCGGTATCCAGCACGGCATGACAATCGACGAACTTGCCTTTGTCGACTTTTTCTTTCAACCACATTTTAATCAACCATGGAACTTTTTGAATAAAGCTGGTTTGGAAGCAAACCTTTCTGTGAAACAACCTGAGTTGGTGTGA